The Anas acuta chromosome 7, bAnaAcu1.1, whole genome shotgun sequence genome has a window encoding:
- the TIAL1 gene encoding nucleolysin TIAR isoform X4 yields MATGKSKGYGFVSFYNKLDAENAIVHMGGQWLGGRQIRTNWATRKPPAPKSTQENNTKQLRFEDVVNQSSPKNCTVYCGGIASGLTDQLMRQTFSPFGQIMEIRVFPEKGYSFVRFSTHESAAHAIVSVNGTTIEGHVVKCYWGKESPDMTKNFQQVDYSQWGQWSQVYGNPQQYGQYMANGWQVPSYGMYGQAWNQQGFGVDQSPSAAWMGGFGAQPAQGQGAPVIPNQAGYGMASYQTQ; encoded by the exons gATGCAGAAAATGCTATTGTACACATGGGAGGCCAGTGGCTGGGAGGCCGTCAGATCAGAACTAACTGGGCGACGCGGAAACCACCAGCCCCCAAAAGTACACAAGAAA ATAACACAAAACAATTGAGATTTGAAGACGTAGTAAATCAGTCAAGTCCAAAAAATTGTACTGTTTACTGTGGAGGAATTGCTTCTGGGCTAACAG ATCAACTTATGAGACAGACTTTTTCACCGTTTGGACAGATTATGGAAATCAGAGTGTTTCCTGAAAAAGGTTACTCTTTTGTCAG ATTTTCAACCCATGAAAGTGCAGCACATGCTATTGTTTCAGTTAATGGAACCACAATTGAAGGACATGTTGTTAAATGTTATTGGGGTAAAGAGTCCCCTGATATGACTAAAAACTTCCAACAG GTGGATTACAGTCAGTGGGGGCAATGGAGCCAAGTATACGGAAATCCCCAGCAGTACGGGCAGTACATGGCCAACGGGTGGCAAGTACCGTCATATGGAATGTACGGCCAGGCCTGGAATCAGCAGGGGTTTGGAGTAGA CCAATCTCCATCTGCTGCCTGGATGGGTGGATTTGGTGCTCAGCCTGCCCAGGGACAAGGTGCTCCTGTAATACCTAACCAAGCTGGATATGGTATGGCAAGCTACCAAACGCAGTGA